The proteins below are encoded in one region of Triticum aestivum cultivar Chinese Spring chromosome 1B, IWGSC CS RefSeq v2.1, whole genome shotgun sequence:
- the LOC123131594 gene encoding protein PALE CRESS, chloroplastic codes for MAAAAPALPTFLRPRPAPPFPSSTPPLHRRRPSPSRLHPARPAAPLSPVSAVEKTKGAAAAADEVQLEGMPSEFYDEEWQANQRERTKEWHAYRQKEEAEEEAKSSEYREIGMRMKAYPQEEVCKARVLVSSFIRAGEDVEKVIEKAAERGELTELVLMVIWNRLDVARRDDEKDAIRSLDLLYRRVETEILRSEATPAMRLLDELLNIHDGSDDDKWLKACRKHMIEVFPREDPFTMVFPPGFDMEKHDGQIKLPPQDDDVLLRVDFVREVDELLKEVEAGQEKSKLQTGYDPESVATMLKQQEKLRTIRQVEALLELAASLKW; via the exons atggccgccgccgcgcccgcgcttCCCACCTTCCTCCGGCCGCGGCCGGCCCCGCCTTTCCCCTCCTCCACACCGCCTCTCCACCGACGCCGGCCCTCTCCGTCTCGTCTGCACCCTGCCCGGCCCGCCGCGCCCCTCTCCCCCGTCTCAG CTGTGGAGAAGACGAAGGGTGCCGCTGCGGCAGCCGACGAGGTCCAGctggaggggatgccttccgagttCTACGACGAG GAATGGCAAGCCAATCAGCGGGAGAGGACTAAGGAATGGCATGCATATCGTCAGAAAGAGGAAGCCGAGGAGGAAGCAAAATCAAGTGAATACCGAGAGATTGGGATGCGTATGAAAGCATACCCACAGGAAGAAGTTTGTAAAGCTAGGGTTTTAGTTTCAAGTTTCATAagagctggtgaagatgttgagaaG GTAATTGAGaaggctgctgaaagaggagagcTTACCGAGCTTGTTCTCATGGTCATTTGGAATCGACTTGATGTTGCTCGGCGTGAT GATGAGAAAGATGCCATCAGAAGCCTTGATCTCTTGTACAGAAGGGTAGAG ACTGAGATTTTAAGAAGTGAAGCAACTCCCGCCATGAGATTACTTGATGAACTTCTGAATATTCATGATGGCTCTGACGATGACAAATGGCTAAAGGCATGTAGAAAGCACATGATTGAAGTTTTTCCAAGAGAGGACCCATTCACCATGGTCTTTCCTCCTGGATTCGACATGGAAAAG CATGATGGGCAGATCAAGCTGCCTCCCCAGGATGATGATGTGCTTCTGAGAGTTGACTTTGTAAGGGAAGTCGATGAGCTGCTGAAAGAAGTTGAAGCTGGGCAAGAAAAGAGTAAGCTGCAAACTGGATACGACCCGGAGTCTGTTGCGACCATGTTGAAACAGCAAGAGAAGCTGCGGACTATACGTCAAGTGGAAGCTCTCTTGGAGTTGGCAGCCTCCCTGAAATGGTGA